One Sediminibacillus dalangtanensis genomic region harbors:
- a CDS encoding spore coat protein: protein MGQEDLAFHETMDLHELLNLKTVALLKSKMMQGIVFDQDLRAMLEKNVQLSIMDIKQLQRLYPYAKTQ, encoded by the coding sequence ATGGGACAGGAAGACTTAGCTTTTCATGAAACAATGGATCTGCATGAACTATTGAATCTAAAGACCGTGGCCTTGCTGAAGTCCAAAATGATGCAAGGAATCGTGTTTGATCAGGATCTTCGCGCTATGCTGGAAAAAAACGTCCAACTGTCGATTATGGACATCAAACAGCTTCAGCGTCTTTATCCATACGCAAAGACACAGTAA
- a CDS encoding zinc-dependent alcohol dehydrogenase, which yields MKAVTYQGVKNVAVKDVEAPKIQKADDVIVKLTHTAICGSDLHLIHGMIPNTQENYIIGHEPMGIVEEAGPEVTNVKKGDRVVVPFNVSCGKCWFCENQLESQCDNANDNGEMGAYFGYSGTTGGYPGGQAEYMRVPYGNFTPFKIPEDSEVNDDNLVLLSDAGTTAYWSVDNSGMKEGDTVVILGCGPIGLLAQKFAWLKGAKRVIAVDYVGYRLEHAKRTNRVEVVNFEDHQNAGAYLHEITKGGADVVIDCVGMDGKMTDLEFLATGLKLQGGSMGALVMASQAVRKGGNIQVTGVYSSRYNAFPFGDIFQRNVSIRSGQAPVIHYMPYLHDLISQGKVDISDIITHTLPLNEAKHGYEIFDTKTEDCIKVVLRP from the coding sequence ATGAAAGCAGTAACATACCAAGGAGTGAAAAATGTTGCCGTCAAAGACGTCGAAGCTCCTAAAATACAAAAGGCTGACGACGTCATTGTAAAACTGACCCATACCGCCATTTGCGGCTCCGATCTACACTTGATTCATGGCATGATCCCGAACACCCAGGAAAATTACATCATCGGACATGAACCAATGGGAATTGTGGAAGAAGCAGGGCCGGAGGTTACGAATGTGAAAAAAGGCGACCGTGTCGTGGTGCCGTTCAATGTCAGCTGTGGGAAGTGCTGGTTTTGTGAAAACCAACTGGAAAGCCAGTGCGATAACGCCAATGATAATGGGGAGATGGGTGCCTATTTTGGTTACTCGGGGACCACAGGAGGCTATCCTGGCGGTCAAGCGGAATACATGCGTGTTCCATATGGAAACTTCACCCCCTTCAAAATTCCGGAGGATAGTGAAGTGAACGACGATAACCTGGTGTTACTCTCCGATGCCGGTACCACAGCTTACTGGAGTGTCGATAACTCCGGCATGAAAGAAGGCGATACAGTCGTTATTTTGGGCTGCGGTCCGATCGGGCTGTTGGCTCAGAAGTTTGCCTGGCTAAAAGGAGCAAAGAGGGTAATCGCCGTTGACTATGTCGGTTATCGACTGGAACATGCCAAGCGCACCAATCGAGTGGAAGTCGTCAACTTTGAAGACCATCAAAATGCCGGCGCCTATCTTCATGAAATAACCAAAGGCGGTGCGGATGTGGTGATTGATTGTGTAGGGATGGACGGGAAGATGACCGACCTGGAATTTCTCGCTACTGGCCTGAAATTGCAAGGCGGCTCGATGGGGGCTTTGGTAATGGCAAGTCAGGCTGTACGAAAAGGTGGGAATATCCAGGTCACGGGTGTTTATTCCAGCCGGTATAATGCTTTTCCTTTTGGGGATATTTTTCAGCGGAATGTTTCTATAAGGAGCGGACAAGCGCCTGTCATTCATTATATGCCGTACTTACACGACCTTATTTCACAGGGGAAGGTTGATATAAGCGATATTATTACGCATACATTGCCACTGAATGAAGCAAAACATGGTTACGAAATATTTGATACGAAGACGGAAGACTGTATTAAAGTGGTTTTGAGACCTTAA
- a CDS encoding H-type small acid-soluble spore protein, with product MDAHRAQEITSSDAMIDVTYNGGKVYIEHVDQGAGMATVHPLDNPETKQSVQVEDLLEQ from the coding sequence ATGGATGCACACCGTGCGCAGGAAATCACCTCATCCGATGCTATGATCGATGTCACATACAATGGTGGAAAAGTCTATATTGAACACGTCGACCAAGGAGCAGGAATGGCGACCGTCCATCCGCTTGATAACCCAGAAACAAAACAAAGTGTTCAGGTGGAAGACTTGTTAGAACAGTAA
- a CDS encoding spore coat protein, with product MTNMLQKVAGLSGMTDQVIATDFLITTKSAVRNMTFALTEAATPEVRDVLRTQLNYAIEAHEKISQYMIDKGYYHPSDLEEQLEVDLKTSKAALKLAD from the coding sequence ATGACAAATATGCTGCAAAAAGTTGCTGGATTGAGTGGAATGACAGATCAAGTTATTGCTACTGATTTTTTGATTACCACAAAATCCGCTGTCCGGAATATGACTTTTGCGCTGACCGAGGCAGCAACTCCGGAAGTAAGAGATGTTTTACGTACACAACTGAACTACGCAATCGAAGCCCATGAAAAAATAAGCCAATATATGATCGACAAGGGCTATTATCATCCAAGTGATTTGGAAGAACAGCTTGAGGTCGACCTAAAAACTTCTAAAGCAGCATTAAAATTGGCTGATTAA
- a CDS encoding spore coat protein, producing MNDYLDPINSVGMPEKIDSAIALDLLITIKEAIRNYSVALTEAASPEVRTTIRNQMEAALDFQEEITNLLVRKKWFHPYDVAEQQMLDLKSAQTAVDIAGLDLFPENNNRKGLFPTPPQ from the coding sequence ATGAATGATTACTTAGATCCAATCAATTCGGTTGGCATGCCGGAGAAAATCGATTCAGCGATAGCGCTAGACTTGCTTATTACAATCAAAGAAGCCATACGTAACTATTCTGTAGCTTTGACAGAGGCTGCCAGTCCGGAGGTCAGGACGACCATCCGCAATCAAATGGAAGCTGCCCTTGATTTTCAGGAAGAAATCACTAATTTGCTGGTAAGGAAAAAGTGGTTTCATCCGTATGATGTAGCTGAACAGCAAATGCTTGATTTGAAGTCCGCCCAGACGGCGGTCGATATAGCTGGACTGGACCTCTTCCCGGAAAACAATAATCGAAAAGGGTTGTTCCCAACACCGCCGCAATAA